GTTGCATTAAATATCATCCTGTGTAGTCAGACTTTATATATAAACTGCACTTGTCATGTAGGTTGGCCCAGTTGAACCAAGACTAATACAATGATTAAAAGACCAGTGAAAACCAAGCAAATTAAGTCTGATTAGTTAAATTGGGAGAGAGAGATAggtcaattaaattaaaaaccagacaaaacgCCTTTTAAAATCTCTTAAAAATATTATGTAGATTGTAAAGATGACAGAGGAAAGGTACAGCTGAtgttaaaaaaagttaaaaaaaaagacattcctCCCAAATATCTAAAGAAAAGGTCTTCTTTGTTCATTCACCAAACTGCATATCTTTCAAAAGTCTAAAGGTATGAATAAATATGGTCCTGTTGGATGtaatcatgttaaaaaaaataaaaaaaaacctgtgtagCAGCAAAATTACTCCAAGCATCTCTCCCACATGGCAGAAGTGCAAAGTGGTAGTGGGAGTGAGATGGAACGATAGAGTTTCTGGAATTTCACTATGAGGACTTAAGATTGACAGTGTTTGActtatcaatcaatcagtcaatcagtcagtcagtcattcaatGTAACCATTATAGTTATGCCTCAAAGTGCCACTAAAGTTTCCAAATTGTTAAATCTCCACTTCCTCAGAAGACTTTGGACTTTTGAGTGGGTGGAATAGTTTTCCAAGGCAATAGTAAGCAAGTGTCTTTGTCCTGGGAGATTTTATGGTTCAAGAGATTTTTCAGCTGGGTGTTTTTGGACAGGAAGTTTTCCTTGAATCCTGTGTGCAAGAGGGTCCCAGCATACATTGGGCAGAGGCCTAATTGTTTTTGACAGATGTAAGACATGTGACTGTATAACTGGAATtccatcatcagcagcagatgatagagtctctgtgtttcagtggagtTCAGGCGGCGGCTGGTGGGTGTCTGGCCTGACCTGTGACTGTGGTCCAAACACTGAGCTTTCTGCCCTGCTTGAAAATAAGACGTGTGAGCCAACTTCTGGCAAAACATTACACTACTAAACATACTACAGCTACTACCGCTAAATTCTTACTACAGCTGTCGAGCTGCagctacagaaaaaaatatatgaaagtAAATTATAACAAAATTTCCTTATGCACTGATACTGTGCAATTTGTGCACAACTAAGATGAATattcaactgaaaacaaagtgtCATTGTTGACTGCCTGGCCAACATTGATCTCTGTTATGTCTACTAGTATTCAAAATACTCAATGTAAATAATGAGAAAGATTtatctggcaaaaaaaaaaaccttaaaacaaaaagttataTTTCCAATAGGAGATGTAAAAATCACCAAAGTCTAGAAAGACTTCAGACACTTATTGCTTTTGTTCTCACAGAAATGTTTCCCTGTGATATCTGTTTGAAACAGAGGTCCTTCTATGCATGCGTTTTGGAGGGAAATGCCAGTGATTCAGGCAAAATTGACAGTCTTTGAGTAAAACCAATTTAGCTAATTTGTAGTGTTGTGAATTCCACCATGAGATCTATTGGTGTGTCCTGATAAGTTTATTGCAGGACATCTGCTTTCCAGGAACATGAGGTGTGATTTAATTTGAGACATAAACAGGCCAAGACAAACTGTTGGACTAGATCCTCAATGGTGCTGATATCTCATGATTTCATCCTTCTGTACATAAGCAGAAATGAATTTGAAGTTGATAGTGTTTTAACAGTATGTTAAGTGCTTTGAAGGGTCAGAATTAGCATTTGTATTTCTGATACTGTGACGGGGATATGTGTCACAGAGGATAGCTGAACTCTCGTGTTTATCATGATTATCAAGTTAGACAAAAGTGGAGGTAGGAAATCAGCTGCAACTCACTTGCTAACAAGACGGCCTGTTGATCAACATTAAAGGACACCTGACACTGTAGCGCACAAAGTACCGTCCACCTGTCCTCCCTTCCCTCTGTTTTCTGCCTCATTCCAGTCGCGAGCAGCACAGAGGAGCCCTTGTTTGATCCACCCTGGACAGTGCCTCactttttgctttctttctttctttctttctttctttctttcttttttttttttttaaacgctgACTCCATGGCAACACTGTTCCCGTGACGAGCAGCCCTGACTTTTGCCCCTCCTGCTCCCGAAACAAAAGCAAGAAGttatggagggagggagacaggggGAAGAGAGTCAGGGGACAGGGCAATTGTAAAGGGGATGAAAGATATGGTGGAATGAAGGGGGCTATAATGGGAAGGTGTCTGGGATGGAGGCTCCGAGGCGAGACCTCGAGGCGagacctcctctgctctgtgtgcCGAGTCCCATAAAGAAGAAGTAGAGTTATTAGGCTGTGGGCAGTGCCAGGGGCAGTATGCCTATCATTGTCTAAACCTTGAAATGGATTTTTGCTTTGCTCAGAGTCCCACCAAGAAACCAGGACTGCTGAATGCGGTTAAAGTCAATGCCACAGAATGCAGTACTTCGCCAGAGCCTTAATCAATTATCGTATTAATATTAAAATTGATCTATGATTATATCAGAGTTATCTAACTATGGGCTTCATGCAGCACTTTTAGTTTTGTAGAAGGAACAACAAACTGTTCACTAGTTTTTCAGTTGAGCGAACCGTTTAATCTCTCGAAGCCGGTAACCTACCGGTCAAAAACTAATAGAAGCAAAGCTTAACAAATCCAGAGGAAAGGATTCACAGTCAACATGTGATCAGCTCAAAACAAGATAATATTTGGACTTTTTACTTGAGATGAGATGAAGCAGATAATAATCTGTTGGTCTGTGGATGAAGGATTAATCAGAAGCAAgttcttttctttattctctgtttgcatatgttttttttctcagtttaatACCGCAGTAaagtcagattaaaaaaattgaagtCTTGACCTTGAGCTCTGGaactacagattttttttttttttaagaaacagtgaaatgaggagataaaattgttttttatattttttcagaCCATGTGATATATTCCCTTGTGTTTTTCAGGATATTGCTGTCAGAACTGTATTTTTATCAAATGAAGAAGACagtttgcaaaaacaaataaagatgaaatatttgaCTTGCTGAGGTTCTCGTCTTTCTAAAGTTACCAAACATATAGACTGTCCAAGGACTCAGCGTGGAGGAATGAACAACCTTGAAACCTTTGAACAGAACTTTGAGAAATTTGTAGCAGAAAATTCTTTTTTATctagactgtgtgtgtgtgtgtgtgtgtgtgtgtgtgtgtgtgtgtgtgtgtgtgtgtgtgtgtgtgtgtgtttgtttgttagagagagagtgagagagagagagagagagagagagagagagagagagagagagagagagagagagagagagagagagagagagagactcctgCAGTCTCTGTGAGGAGGCAAAAAGGACAGTATTGTGGTTGGGTGTCAGTCAACCCTACCCTGGTACCGATATCTCCAAATCAGTCTGACTTATCCAGTTTACAGACATTAAGGTTAAAGTCAGTCCTCCAATCTGTGTCAATACTGAAGCCAGGTTTACTCTAGGCAAGTTGAAAGATCTAAACACTGTGGTTTGAGTGTCGCTTCAACTTGAGGAAATGAAAATTGCACAAACAAGCTGTAGCCGCCATAAATCACACTCGTATAGAGGTTGTAAAACATTTACTCTCTTCAGTTACTGGATGTCAGTACCAGAGAGAGTCACGCCTATCTTCCATATCTTTCCCTGTAGCTTCACTCATATCAGTGCTGTTTAAAGCAGAACTGCACAGACCTTCTGAACCACATGAGGTACTCTTTGCCGTCTCATGTTTTTTAGAGTCCTTCTGTTTTGTCGTTTCTGCTTTTAGACCAAGACATCTGTCAATGATGTTTGACAAACAGCATTATGATAGCCCGCCGGTCTACAGCCCTCCTTTCACCGCACCTTCCAACAACGGCTATGGTCCACCAGGCAGCTTCCACGGCCCCCAGAGTGACTACAACGCATACCCGCCTCCACCGGGATCTTACTACATTGAGGACAAGCCGCAGCACTTCTACAAATGGCTGTCGCCTCCAGGGATCGTCAAAGCCATGATGGCTACCGTGATCTTGCTGTGTCTGGCGATTTTTGCCTGTGTGGCTTCCACACTCATGTGGGACATACAGTATGGATATGGCGCGGGATTGGGCTATGGTGCTGGTATAGGCTATGGCAGCGGATACGTTGGTGGCAGCTATGGCTCAGGCTTTGGTAGTTATGGAGGCTATGGGAACTATGGGAACTATGGCTCCTACATTTCTCCATACTCGGCCAAAACAGCCATGATTGCCATAGTAGCCATTAACTTCGCAGGGTCCCTGGGCTTCTTCATCGCCAGTTTTTCTAAATCCAACATGTTCCGCAGCAGGAAGTTCTTCCTGGCCATCCTGATAAGCACTATCATCATGGCCATTCTGCAGGTAATACCCATTCAGATTTTAGCACCAAACTTGCTCGTTGATTACTGCCTATCTGTGAAATTTGTTGGCCTGCAGCCTCAGTAATGTTTATCAAGAAGCACTCAGAAAATTGATAATTTCTGCTATTTTTAGTTCAGTGAACTTATGATCACTAATTGGCTTTTATAGGTTGGTGTCACATATATGAACCTTCTTAGTGTAAATGTTTGCTCGGTGGTTATTTTAGTGACGTTTCTACCTAAAACTTAATCCTGCCTTCTTATCTTCCATCAAAAGTAAATGGCAGGTGAACCAGAAATAACATTAGGAGTCACAATGTCAAAGCATTGTGTTTAACAAGTCACTCAGTTGTTTTCAGAGTTTAGGGATTTTTATCTCACTTGCTGTGCTGTGGCAGAGTGGATACATGTAGTACATCTTAAAGTGTGTCTGAGTATCTCAAGGTTTGTATTAATGTAAGCTAGGAGACTGTCAGGGTGAAAAAATGAACAATAGTTCATTCTTTGgcagagaaaacaaaggcaGATAATCCAGAAGACACAACGTTTCAGACTGAAATCGCAGCATAGCATAACAGATAACACAGTCCTTCAGTGTGTATCGTGGTTGCACCTTGgaatagtttagtttagtctcAGACAGTATTAATTATATGTTTGGCTGACCCCTGTGCTTTAACCTTAGAAAGCTatgggttttgtgttttttttcttttatctgtgcCATTAATAGTTCACACATGTTATGAAGAAGGTTGTGAAGAATTTGTTGAAGTCTGAGGATGATAGATACCAAGAGTGTTTCACATAGCTGTAAACTGCTCAACTGTAAACGGTTCTCTGTAGCTGTTTGCAGTCAATTAGTGTTGAATGAGCTGAATTAGCTCCTGCGTGTTGATACACAGATGTCAGAGTCACACTTAAGCAGTGTCACTGTGACGTCAAATATGACAATACACTGTTTTTTATGAGATTCGGTTTGTTGTTAACGTCTTGGTGTCtagtttttttgggttttttttacaattaaaaCGCCTCTTCAGGTGTATTATGTCTCATGTTTCTAATTCACTCCTTAGTGAATTTCGTACACGattgttttaatgatttatttcaacatattttcCATATCCACTGTGCATTATAAACACCACAGAGTCAGTAGTCAGACTGATCAGTAGCAAAGTATTTtagagacagactggagagcACCGAAGAAGCTTTGAGGCGTAGCAGAATAGTTTTCTTCTTGAAGAATGATATGATTCCTCCTGAATTCTTCAGTGTTGGTGAAACTGCCTTTCCCATACTTGAACCCCGATAAGGAGTTATATCAATTGGTTTCACTAATCAGTAATCTCAAACAAATATCCCACACATATTCATCAGTGTGTCTAATTGTGAGATGACTGACTGTGCTTTTTGCAGGGCATCATAAACATTGTATACATTGTTGGAGTGAACCCAATGGCGCAGAGTTCCTCCAGCATCATATACAATCCGCTGCTCGCGTTGTGCCAGAGCCTGCACCAGAACAGCTACTCCCAGATGGGAGGAGTGGGAGGCTTCCCCTATTACAATCAGTATCTGTACCATTACTGCTTTGTGGATCCACAAGAGGTTGGTTAATTTCCCTGTACATATTTTATTGTCAGTTTGTTGAAACAGATTGAAACAGATGatagaaaacacatttaaaagttaaagatttcaaattaaaacctgCGGAGTTATCAGCAGGGATCATAATATTACTCAtgagtgaaaaagcaaaacatatgAGACGCACGGGGCTGTAGCATGCTCTTCTGTCGGCAAATGCAGTTTAATTTGTACATACTGATTAGCAGCTGCACCACCATGTACCTGGCTTAAGCAAGTGGAAATCTCATCAAGAGAGCTACCCCACTTCCGTGAAACTCCTTCCTCTTCATATCTCTAGATAAGCAGTGAATACTTAAATCACTGACCTTGATTAAAGTTAAAGCTGAAAGCCTCTTGATGTTTCTCCGGCTTTCGACTGGTGACGTGCAGGTTGACACCTCCACTCACAATGAactttatgtaaaaaaaaaaagggaggggtGCAGGTTTAAAAATATGTATAGTGTTTTAATCAATTTGCAtcaacaggaaaagacatttataGCATTAAATGAAGTCTGTTATAGTGTTGacattttgaaatcattttcaattATTATTTCAACAAACTAAAAAACCCAATCTATCATATGTGCACTAATAATGAAGAATAAAACAGTCAACAAGAGGGATATGCTAAATATAACAAGGTGGTTTGGACTTAAACTCTattaataatattttaaaaggtATTTCAGCAACTGGTTGCAGTATTCTTTCATAgacgttttctttttctcttgtttttttagGGAGTTGCTATGGTGTGTGGATTCCTGGTGGTCATTGCCTTCGGTGTTGCTGCCTTCTTTGCGCAACGAACGAGAGGGAAGATCTGGCGTTACGGGAAGCCAAACATTTACTGGGACGAACCGCTCGTTGGTGGGAAGGCCTCAGAGGGCAGAGATGTTGAAGAATGGGTAAGAGAATGACGGACGATTGTCCAAATTTAATAAGTCTGGGTTTAGACGGGATTTTCAAAGGGGGAGGAAAAAATGAGGGTTTGGCCCAAACTGACCTGGAGGTTTTGCAGGCAGTGAAATGAACAGTCTCACACAGAAGTTAAATCCAGCCTGAGGATAAATTACAATGTGCACCAACAAATTTGATTATTTGACGACATTTTaagcagcagtttttttctcactttataATAATGTAacttacttaaaaaaaaaaagttattttgttttacCCTACTGCCTTCTTGTTTAGTCACATGTTGTTAGTCACTTGTCTTTATGTGTTCAAAGTGCACGAGAAGCTTTATATAGAGAGATTTGTGAGTTTATAGGCTCCAGCCGGGATACAATCACACCACAGCAACCGTTTTCCTTATGACTGAGTCACTGTGTTCAGGGTCAGGCCTGATAGCAGCGACCGGCTGTTTGTTCACGGTGCGTGACCTGGTTTCACTCTGAGTAATCATTAACCACCTGAAGGAGAGTGAGCAGGCAGGTGGTTTCTGGAGAGCGGTTCTTGGCCTTTTTCAGACATCGGTTGCACGCTTGTCACAGGAGGCTGTAAGCTGAAGTTTGGGTTGATGATTGACTTGACCTGCCCCTTTTTAGACGACGCCTGTTTGATACATTGACTTGCAATAGGTAACAGAGTCATAAAACGCCAGCTCTGAGCTCAGGTTTGTAGATTTAACAGTTGATCATAAACAACACTCACGCGATGGTTTGTCATATGGTTAACtgaatgtcatcagcatatgggcacatttttgtgaaaaacacagccTTGAATTGAACATTGAACTGGATTTTCTCCTTGCCTACCACAGTACTAAACACATGTACGTACATTTTGCCCACAGCTGCTTCTAATAGAATTATGCCTTTAAATGACCAATTGGAGCAGTAAAAATATCTATTGTTACATTGCATTATGTATTGCTGTTTGCGTCTGAGAGAGGTTGCTTGGAGAATAGCGTCACTTTCACAGGGATT
The window above is part of the Salarias fasciatus chromosome 23, fSalaFa1.1, whole genome shotgun sequence genome. Proteins encoded here:
- the LOC115381922 gene encoding occludin-like, with the translated sequence MMFDKQHYDSPPVYSPPFTAPSNNGYGPPGSFHGPQSDYNAYPPPPGSYYIEDKPQHFYKWLSPPGIVKAMMATVILLCLAIFACVASTLMWDIQYGYGAGLGYGAGIGYGSGYVGGSYGSGFGSYGGYGNYGNYGSYISPYSAKTAMIAIVAINFAGSLGFFIASFSKSNMFRSRKFFLAILISTIIMAILQGIINIVYIVGVNPMAQSSSSIIYNPLLALCQSLHQNSYSQMGGVGGFPYYNQYLYHYCFVDPQEGVAMVCGFLVVIAFGVAAFFAQRTRGKIWRYGKPNIYWDEPLVGGKASEGRDVEEWVNNVEESRSVQDAPTLLVSEKGGGLLNASANSVISYPPAKVDSSSYNGDAFDNNEYPERTTTRPLEVFSHGGGTSSSPSEETGGGRKPSAHRGKRRRRNPELDESQYETEYTTGGETGNELDSDELESVYPEITSDAQRHEYKREFDADLWEYKRLCAEMDDINDQLNKLSRQLDTLDETSVKYQTVAEEYNQLKDLKQTSDYQSKKKKCRRLRHKLFHIKRMVKDYDKNH